Proteins from one Triticum aestivum cultivar Chinese Spring chromosome 7A, IWGSC CS RefSeq v2.1, whole genome shotgun sequence genomic window:
- the LOC123153188 gene encoding protein FAR1-RELATED SEQUENCE 3 — translation MAIFSELKVQDGEFTYNVQVDDESRIRTLMWTNGRSEKQYHHFGDVVTFDTTYKTNLYDMPFGIFVGMNNHFQSVLYAGVLMRDEAVDTFKWIFDEFVKMMGGKRPVTILTDQARAMEVAIEEIYPDATHRWCKWHILKKAKESLGSNYTKKSDFRAEFHKLVHEMLTIEEFDDGWAALLEKYSLTKNTYLTQIYETRQKWAKPYFAGKFCARQTSTRRSDSANHMLKQYVPPSCSMNLFVKQYNKLQFDREQEEGFQEKRTRLSGAVLKVNTPLEVHASKIYTRKMFEIFGGILYESGSYDVEEIIPKQKYMVTHVKAEKREKWFKCRYEVNVFDNLGYFSCICGLFEHMGMGCCHSLQVMNVLRLREIPHRHILKRWSIHGRDNLPDHLKHYQQDMGPLDAPTYSALYITALEVVKMGDRNLEAYKFMLDGLVDLRERGAEISAPNDGLGIVEQQVSNNGVAGGCSKKTKTCKAACSMSGSSCPRCSKVYESRKKAAQPKCTVDSSFAPKDVYEAAVLFTDEQRDAVREIGLGGMLAIGNITHVDRENCWSLFLDVDLERGALKIDDGVYVTFNEVDIHNILGIALGGDIEIKKRDVAPSTAQLAQIREYLGLHPSSFYITVGDIRWALKKPCQTTLSEEDKIRIQVGFAMLCMATCFSPRERRHTVPTEAYAICMEPANLHRVNWGRYVHSELIGAAQAAHAIHSEGKRPQLYGCPLVLQALYFDLVDTSASVQPDPLVRPRIKFYTASNLSKLILKDTAIGSIPKRYGVMKAKAFIDRSLKEHALASAERNTLFFRNLTALKEHAQRD, via the exons ATGGCCATCTTTTCAGAATTGAAAGTCCAAGACGGCGAGTTTACTTACAATGTGCAGGTAGACGATGAAAGTAGGATACGCACTCTCATGTGGACAAATGGGCGTAGCGAAAAACAATATCATCACTTTGGCGATGTGGTCACATTCGACACAACATACAAGACCAATCTATACGATATGCCATTCGGAATTTTTGTTGGCATGAACAACCACTTCCAGAGTGTGTTGTATGCTGGTGTGCTCATGCGAGATGAGGCGGTCGACACTTTCAAATGGATTTTTGATGAGTTTGTGAAGATGATGGGAGGGAAAAGACCAGTTACAATTTTGACAG ACCAAGCCAGGGCGATGGAAGTCGCTATTGAGGAAATATATCCAGATGCAACACACAGATGGTGCAAGTGGCACATCCTGAAGAAGGCCAAAGAGAGCCTGGGGTCTAATTACACAAAGAAGTCTGATTTCAGGGCAGAATTCCACAAGTTGGTCCACGAGATGCTCACCATCGAGGAGTTTGATGACGGGTGGGCAGCGTTGCTTGAGAAGTACTCACTGACTAAGAACACGTACCTGACGCAAATTTACGAAACAAGGCAGAAATGGGCCAAACCATACTTTGCAGGAAAATTCTGTGCCAGGCAAACCAGTACTCGAAGGAGTGACAGCGCAAATCACATGTTGAAACAATATGTTCCCCCTTCTTGCTCAATGAATCTTTTTGTCAAGCAATATAACAAGCTGCAGTTTGACCGTGAACAAGAAGAAGGGTTCCAGGAGAAACGAACCAGGCTG AGTGGAGCTGTCTTGAAGGTCAACACCCCACTAGAAGTGCACGCTAGCAAGATTTACACCAGGAAGATGTTTGAGATTTTTGGAGGAATATTGTATGAATCCGGAAGCTATGATGTAGAAGAGATCATACCAAAGCAGAAATACATGGTGACCCACGTCAAGGCTGAAAAGCGAGAGAAATGGTTCAAATGCCGATATGAGGTCAATGTGTTTGATAATCTGGGGTATTTCTCGTGCATATGCGGCCTATTCGAGCACATGGGTATGGGCTGCTGTCACTCGCTGCAG gtcatgaatgtgctccggcttaGGGAGATTCCCCACAGGCACATCTTGAAGAGGTGGAGCATACATGGCAGAGATAATTTGCCGGATCATCTCAAACATTACCAACAGGACATGGGCCCGCTGGACGCACCCACTTATAGTGCTTTGTACATCACTGCCCTGGAGGTGGTTAAAATGGGCGACAGAAACCTAGAAGCATACAAATTCATGTTGGATGGATTGGTGGATCTTAGGGAGAGAGGAGCTGAGATTAGCGCACCAAATGATGGCCTAGGCATCGTTGAGCAGCAGGTCTCGAACAATGGAGTTGCGGGTGGTTGCAGCAAGAAAACCAAGACTTGTAAGGCGGCATGCTCT ATGTCCGGGTCTAGCTGTCCACGTTGTAGCAAGGTTTATGAGTCTAGGAAGAAAGCCGCGCAGCCAAAATGCACAGTAGACAGTAGTTTCGCTCCCAAAGATGTGTACGAAGCGGCTGTTCTTTTTACTGATGAACAGAGAGATGCTGTAAGGGAGATTGGTCTCGGGGGGATGCTAGCTATAGGCAACATAACCCATGTGGATCGGGAGAACTGCTGGAGTTTATTCCTAGATGTAGACCTTGAGCGTGGTGCACTCAAGATAGATGATGGCGTTTACGTCACATTCAACGAGGTTGACATCCACAACATCTTAGGAATTGCACTAGGCGGAGATatagaaataaaaaagagagaTGTTGCACCTTCAACGGCACAGCTAGCGCAGATCAGAGAGTACCTAGGGTTGCACCCGTCGAGCTTTTACATAACTGTCGGTGACATTAGATGGGCGTTGAAGAAACCATGCCAGACCACCCTGTCTGAAGAGGACAAGATCAGGATCCAGGTCGGTTTTGCCATGCTTTGCATGGCAACTTGTTTTAGTCCTAGGGAGAGGAGGCACACTGTCCCAACGGAGGCATATGCTATTTGCATGGAGCCGGCTAACCTGCACAGGGTGAACTGGGGAAGATACGTTCATTCTGAGCTCATCGGCGCAGCCCAGGCGGCCCATGCAATACACAGTGAAGGGAAGAGGCCGCAGCTGTACGGGTGCCCGCTAGTGTTGCAG GCATTGTATTTCGACTTGGTCGACACTTCTGCATCTGTCCAGCCTGACCCGCTTGTGCGCCCCAGAATAAAGTTCTACACTGCCTCCAACTTGTCAAAACTGATACTCAAAGATACAGCCATAGGCAGCATTCCGAAGAGATACGGTGTGATGAAG GCAAAAGCTTTCATAGATCGCTCACTGAAAGAGCACGCGCTGGCTAGTGCTGAGCGCAATACTTTGTTCTTTCGCAACTTAACTGCACTTAAAGAACATGCACAGAGAGATTGA
- the LOC123153186 gene encoding putative protein FAR1-RELATED SEQUENCE 10, with amino-acid sequence MASAETEKSSMPLIMGESNGSVCSRLSWVSASYPDSAVFGVDSERLSMLREVTEDDPSGRFADLMDSVDVRSETGNVDLDDNRALRMENRYTALDDKVGWVTRNRKVAMPDERATSAERVTALETTLTGFAERKTDTMVTPSVGLTFDSIIEACDFYNLYSWETGFGIRYAKSRTNVKGTRCMQEFVCCCSGKPKEANSTSSRCQCQAMIRLLRIDDDGWYINEFRSSHNHSMLNTCAEKLHFPSHRHIDKYTRASISA; translated from the exons ATGGCTTCAGCAGAAACAGAGAAATCCAG CATGCCGCTGATTATGGGGGAAAGCAACGGATCTGTGTGCTCGCGATTATCGTGGGTGAGTGCTAGTTACCCCGATTCTGCTGTTTTTGGCGTCGATTCGGAGAGGCTGAGCATGCTGCGAGAGGTTACCGAGGACGACCCCAGTGGCAGATTTGCGGATTTGATGGATTCTGTTGACGTTAGGTCAGAAACAGGCAATGTGGATCTAGATGACAATAGGGCTTTGAGGATGGAGAATAGATATACGGCTCTTGATGACAAAGTTGGATGGGTTACAAG GAACAGGAAGGTGGCAATGCCAGACGAGAGAGCAACAAGTGCTGAAAGGGTGACAGCCCTGGAAACAACACTCACAGGATTTGCCGAAAGAAAAACAGACACGATGGTGACACCATCGGTTGGGCTGACTTTTGACTCTATAATCGAGGCCTGCGATTTTTACAATCTTTATTCCTGGGAGACAGGGTTCGGCATCAGATATGCAAAGAGCAGAACCAATGTCAAAGGAACGAGATGCATGCAGGAGTTTGTGTGCTGCTGCTCG GGCAAGCCAAAAGAGGCGAACTCAACATCATCACGGTGTCAATGCCAAGCCATGATAAGACTCTTGCGTATAGATGACGATGGCTGGTACATCAACGAATTCAGGTCCAGCCACAATCACTCGATGTTGAACACATGTGCTGAGAAACTCCACTTCCCTTCACATAGGCATATTGACAAATATACGAGAGCTAGTATCTCAGCTTAG